In Akkermansia muciniphila ATCC BAA-835, the genomic stretch TTCATAATGAACGCGCCCTGGCAATCGCAGCGCATGAGGGGATGGCGGCCTGGGCCGTCAGCGCGCCGGATGTTCCCAACCGCCGTTCCCGTATGAAAAGCTGGTTCAGGGAGCGTGCGGCCCGCGTATGGATGATGCTGGACTTGTGGGTTTGGAGCCGTGAACCCCGTTTTTTGGGAGAACCTGTGGTTTTGCCGGAAATAAAAGAGGAAAAATGAACAATACTTCATGCGGCAGGGCTCGTCATAAGATGTCTTTGATGCGGTACGGCAACCCAGAAGGAGGGTGTGCCCGCGCCTCGAATCATTAAATGCTGAATGGTCCAATCATGTCGGCTACGTGGGATGATTTGCCATGAAGATGAACAAGGCCAGAAAGCCTGAGTGAACAATTCGTCATGAAGACGGTCGGAGGTGGTGGCCGTACGTTTCATTGTCCTTCATGGAAGAAACAGGTGCAATCCTTCCCCTTATCTTATGCGTATGGGTGGGCAACGGTTGAAAAAAGGATGGTTGGGAAACATCAGCAAGCTGATGCTCTGGTCGGAATAAGCTTGCCTCCATGTCTTGGGAATAAAACACTCCGGAACAGGTTCTGTTGCGTTTTGATGCGGCTGACGCTCCCTGTTGGAATTCCGTATTTGATTAAAAAGGGGAAAGGATACGGTAAAAATCATTGACTCTTTCCGGGAAAGTGCTATGCAGATTTCAGTGCTTTGTGAAAAGCAGGCTGTTTTATTCCGGCTGTCATGTTCCCTTCTTCTAGCGGTCAGGAAGGCCGTCTCTCCAACGGCAAAGGCTCGGTTCAACTCCGGCAGGGAATGCCATCCGGCAGCCATGTTTTGTTTCCTGCCGTGAAGAGGCGGTAAATTGCATCAGGAAAAGCAAGCTACGGGGAGTTATGATGGAAATACGCTTTCTATGACTTTCCCCGTCCATTCCGGTAGTGGCTTTCCTCCGAATAAATGAAGAAGCATGGGAGCGGTATTGGTGGTATTGTTTGGTTCGGAAATCAGGAAATTTCTCTTAATGCCCGGACCTGAAATTCCCCATGGAACTATCATTTCCGCTGCGCTCGTCCCCCCGTGGCCCTTTCCGATTCCCCCATGATCCGTCAGAAATAGAAAATGCGTATCGTTGAATAAGTCTTCCTGCCTCAATTTCTGAAAAAAGATTCCAATTTGCTGATCCGCCTCTTCAATAGATTGAAGGTATTCTCTGGACATCCAGCCGTATTTGTGCCCCGCATGATCTGTATGAACGGAATAGAGAAAAACCACAGTCGGGTTGTAGCGGTGTTTCTTGACGAATTGGAAAGCCTGATGGTAATTGGAAGCATAGGCGTCGTTTGCCAGGTACTTGATTTCATCCAGGTATTTTTTGTTGAACGGATAGGCAAGAGGTTTCCAATTATAGTAAAAAGCTGTTTTGCAGGAAGGCTGGCATTTTTTCAGGGCCTGGAATACGGAGGGATAATATCCGTCTTCGTCTCTCCGTACGGCGGGGTAGGAGGAATTTGCCGGCGTCCAGTTATTATTGAAGACTCCGTGCTGTTCCGGGCCGCTGCCGGTTAAGTGACTGGTCCAGTTAGGTAACGTGACGGAGGGCATCACAACCCGCGTATCCAGAGAAAAAGCTCCCTGTGACATCATTCCTTTTAAAGAGGGCGCATGCGCCTTTTGAAAACCTTCCACACAAATACCGTCCAGGGAAATCATGATCACTCTTTTGGCGGAATTATCGGAAGTTCTATCTGGTACGGAATTTCTGGGAATGCCGGAATCATATTGTGTAGCGGCAAGGGCTGTATTGCCCGTTGTCATTCCTGCTGCCGCCAGGCCTAATTTATTCAGGAAATTCCGGCGTGTTGTTTGATGATAAGAGTTTTCCATATAAAGTACATACTGTTGGCTTGAAGTATTTTTATCAACGCTTCTGGATATTCGGGAAGCTCATTTCATCGTATAGTTTTTTACGGACAGGGGCCGAATCCGGGTTTCAAAGCAATTTTTCCAATAATTTGTTCCTTTCCTGTGATAGAATGGTTTTATAGAGAAAGGATATCATCATTTATTGTATTCAAATAGTTAAGTGGGTGTGACAATATAGGAATGCTCCGCAGGCTGTCTCATCTGCGATTTAGGCAAAGCATCTTCCATACGCTTCAAACGAGGGGGCATATCATATTTGTTACGGGCCGTATCCTCATCAATGTTGGCCAAAATGCCGGGCGGGAGCGGGGACTTTCAATCTGGACGTTTTACACAGGATGACATTTTCCGCGAGCTGGAGCAGATTTTTCAAGGAAGTGGGTGTTACGCGCTGCCGTGTGGTGCAGTCAGCTCCCTGAAGAAAGATCAGCCGGAGGCAGACAAATATCCCTGATGTTATTCCTCCAACAAGACGGGACAAGCCCGGCAGGTGTGGGTGTTTGCCAGCCATCACGATGCTCGCGCCGCCATTATTAAATCAGCCAATTAGCATAATGATACCATGAGAGAGATACAAATACAGTTTTCCAAGCCCGGTAACTGGAGGGAATTCACACTAACAGCCATCTACCAGGATTCGGATGGATATACCCGCATAGACCGCTATAAACAGAATGATATACCGTCCGGGCAGGCCCCGGCTTTGAGCGCGGCTGTAGCCGTCATTGCAGACATGGAAGAGGACTGGCAAGCCGTCCAGGTATGGGCAAGGCTGGGAAATACCTCTGTTCTCAATAATTCCGCAGAAGACGATGAGGCCGTTGAGTTTCGTGAAGCAGTTCTACTGACGATTGAGGCTGTCAATAGCCTCGGGGGCCGCCGTATTTTTACCCCCGGTAATTATGCGCAGTTCATACTGATGGATTT encodes the following:
- a CDS encoding alkaline phosphatase family protein, which gives rise to MTTGNTALAATQYDSGIPRNSVPDRTSDNSAKRVIMISLDGICVEGFQKAHAPSLKGMMSQGAFSLDTRVVMPSVTLPNWTSHLTGSGPEQHGVFNNNWTPANSSYPAVRRDEDGYYPSVFQALKKCQPSCKTAFYYNWKPLAYPFNKKYLDEIKYLANDAYASNYHQAFQFVKKHRYNPTVVFLYSVHTDHAGHKYGWMSREYLQSIEEADQQIGIFFQKLRQEDLFNDTHFLFLTDHGGIGKGHGGTSAAEMIVPWGISGPGIKRNFLISEPNNTTNTAPMLLHLFGGKPLPEWTGKVIESVFPS